In Oncorhynchus mykiss isolate Arlee chromosome 1, USDA_OmykA_1.1, whole genome shotgun sequence, the following proteins share a genomic window:
- the LOC110527634 gene encoding nuclear factor NF-kappa-B p100 subunit: MTDKPKIHVFMGAPPLTPVSDVDEGKSGQWRTMELCWQGGRLRAREDEGGIHGSDGRGEIDASSEPGELLSTSKHGTSLQGPETQTGFPLQREPGCKETTQAGLAPLASSTPQNEQTVVNDEDMCSESVKEYLDSCFPAGQPDPGPESAPERAGIQSDPAPAQSVSVETEYLSAWTLSQALLLRGRLGGQPETSPVKTRLPQTPPKSTPSTFTSSPELYSPATPTQSPRERGQGGTQQGSMELFYEPLLSQRQEEGGVILEATADGVLCSQRNPMGNKEVGVVSKSPLPSPRSPVNTSPEPPAPKRSKVSPTIDRTDQSSDQTTVKGCVTSQAHTTLARCGTQGVRYSILVAVVHPCHLKEIRVRSGASAGSCIPLASVVVTDQSEVEMKVVLWRRAAFWALTVYSGDVLLITGVMVNEDKWRGETVLQSSYSSKLLNLGQVTGSSSPLVPQNVNGRTLRSLCGYLREKRPLLVSLPPRVPQDPNTIAHARLRTLRPDTLVHALLRITHTEMITGWRAEAEGTSRVGGVLKAVLTVEQGDGQQGAVVLWGAALTWLQRINRNKDAVWVFRLLLVRESMTTGLLELHSTPWGSCEPLFPDDTRALEFYRPGPAKHTSTSLEIDLHTLLSQKYTGDVELRVHVTAFQFQGSPSQNALQRMDSDTHLESILDTVSGDITFTGCGRCAAELDTDDNGIYCPCYPCLPHTGVRRYYRPVILTVKNGESQVCVQVPPVLLQKILLDTPPDKLSKTVAPGSDVRLVQVVAERIYSLLSIPRRTFLLTVRSHFLCDENSVPTAQDFLLLDFHDPKSYIIIYDPLTGIMSEALRMDEAQYSMKMIENELMMNLSTYEFMPPVEVKSEPYIPETVHGPYIQILEEPKQRGFRFRYECEGPSHGGLPGASSERNRRTYPTVKVSNYVGIARVEVQLVTHSDPPQVHAHSLVGRHCCTESGKCSVDVGPNELTAQFSNLGILHVTKKGVGEVLFKRLRDEKRRQRGQHYHFTDAEEQAILREANELGRIMDLNIVRLKFTAYLQDSNGGFSRALKPVVSNPIFDSKSPNASNLKISRMDKTSGSVLGGDEIFLLCDKVQKDDIEIRFYEEDGSWEAFGDFSPTDVHKQYAIVFKTPPYHSTEIDRSVTVFLQLKRKKVGDCSDPKQFTYVPQIQDKEEVQRKKQKPLPYNDPWRGPLGGAGGAGRGAGGPGGAGFQFNQQMNGSGWMGGGFTCFGGGGAQMSGTTAQAEGTQQQAGGMAKQMPGQTPGQTASPPLQQQLFQIAATLQSRATRMTKQTAGALLQYCTTGDVRVLLAMQRHLCGVQDENGDTPLHLAIIHQQSAVIQQLVHTLLTIQQRKVLDKLNHLSQTPLHLAVITRQVKVVDVLLRAGADPTLLDRDGRTPLHLAALAGDDVTLRVLLGHLGERYNHLVNMADYHGLHPLHLAVRKGGERCLRLLVGSGAKINDPERGSGCSALHLAVRENLLKVACTLITELKADVNMCTFGGNTPLHLAASQGSPTLCSMLIAAGADKNLENDEPLFLSSSSSDEEQEDGPIRDFRELQIQQQPTIPPPLGKEQVNPRKRPATGHTPFDLTKCQKVRDLLDTRQRPKSSQHSSKKPKPNSMDESEQLDSETLHKLCELLSLGDVPWRQLAEKLNMLSLAHLYQESPSPCYKLLENYKLGGGPVEGLVEALQSLGLTEGVRLLRRAELREDKQNTDQTVDSGFGSQPMDEPALANQ; this comes from the exons ATGACCGACAAACCCAAAATTCATGTGTTCATGGGTGCCCCTCCCCTCACACCTGTGTCTGATGTTGATGAGGGAAAGTCTGGTCAGTGGAGGACCATGGAGCTCTGCTGGCAGGGGGGCAGACTGAGGGCCAGGGAAGATGAGGGTGGGATCCATGGAAGTGACGGTCGAGGTGAGATTGACGCTTCATCAGAGCCCGGAGAGCTGCTCAGTACCAGCAAGCACGGTACCAGTCTCCAAGGTCCTGAGACCCAAACCGGATTTCCCTTACAGAGAGAACCAGGCTGTAAAGAGACAACCCAGGCCGGCCTGGCCCCTTTGGCGAGCTCAACTCCCCAGAATGAGCAAACAGTCGTTAATGATGAGGACATGTGTTCTGAATCAGTGAAGGAGTATCTGGACAGCTGCTTCCCTGCCGGGCAGCCTGACCCAGGGCCTGAGTCTGCCCCTGAGAGAGCAGGCATCCAGTCAGATCCAGCCCCTGCTCAGTCTGTGTCTGTGGAGACGGAGTACCTCAGTGCATGGACACTCAGCCAGGCCCTGCTCCTGAGAGGAAGACTGGGGGGACAACCAGAAACCAGCCCTGTGAAAACCAGACTTCCACAAACGCCACCTAAATCCACACCATCCACTTTCACCAGCTCCCCAGAGCTGTACAGCCCAGCCACCCCCACTCAGTCCCCCAGAGAGCGGGGCCAAGGAGGGACCCAGCAGGGCTCCATGGAGCTCTTCTATGAGCCCCTGCTGAGCCAGAGgcaggaggaaggaggggtgaTACTGGAGGCCACTGCTGATGGGGTGCTCTGCTCTCAGCGTAACCCAATGGGGAACAAAGAAGTGGGTGTAGTCTCCAAAAGCCCTCTCCCATCACCTAGATCTCCTGTAAATACCTCACCGGAACCCCCAGCCCCTAAAAGGAGTAAAGTCTCCCCCACAATAGACAGAACTGATCAGTCATCAGACCAGACTACAGTGAAGGGTTGTGTTACTTCCCAAGCCCACACCACCCTGGCTAGATGTGGCACCCAGGGAGTGCGTTACTCCATCTTAGTGGCCGTGGTGCACCCGTGTCATCTGAAGGAGATTAGAGTGAGGTCCGGGGCGTCTGCTGGCTCCTGTATCCCCCTGGCCTCTGTGGTGGTTACTGACCAATCAGAAGTGGAGATGAAGGTGGTCCTGTGGAGGAGGGCAGCATTCTGGGCCCTTACTGTGTATTCTGGAGATGTGCTGCTCATCACTG GTGTGATGGTGAATGAGgacaagtggagaggagagacggtTCTGCAGTCGTCGTACAGCAGCAAGCTCCTCAACCTGGGCCAAGTCACTGGCAGCAGCTCACCTCTAG TCCCACAGAATGTGAATGGCCGGACACTGAGGTCTCTGTGTGGTTACCTGCGTGAGAAGCGTCCCCTGCTGGTGTCCCTCCCTCCTCGCGTCCCTCAGGATCCTAACACCATCGCCCACGCCCGTCTCAGGACCCTGAGACCTGACACGCTGGTGCATGCCCTGCTTCGAATCACACACACTGAGATGATCACAG GGTGGCGAGCCGAGGCAGAGGGCACGTCCAGGGTAGGAGGAGTACTGAAGGCTGTGCTGACTGTAGAGCAGGGGGATGGACAGCAGGGGGCAGTGGTGCTCTGGGGAGCTGCCTTGACCTGGCTGCAGCGTATCAACAGGAACAAAG ATGCAGTGTGGGTTTTCCGTTTGCTCCTGGTAAGAGAGAGTATGACGACAGGCCTGCTGGAGCTGCACTCCACCCCCTGGGGCTCCTGTGAGCCTCTCTTCCCCGACGACACGCGGGCGCTGGAGTTCTACCGGCCAGGCCCTGCCAAACATACCAGCACCAGCTTGGAGATAGACCTGCACACTCTCCTGTCCCAGAAGTACACTG GTGATGTGGAACTGAGAGTTCACGTCACAGCTTTCCAGTTTCAAGGCAGCCCCTCCCAGAATGCACTGCAGCGGATGGACAGCGACACGCATCTGGAGAGTATCCTGGACACAGTGTCAGGTGACATCACGTTCACAGGTTGTGGGCGCTGCGCTGCCGAACTGGACACAGATGACAACGGGATCTACTGTCCCTGCTACCCCTGCCTCCCCCATACTGGAGTACGACGCTATTACAG GCCAGTAATACTGACAGTGAAGAATGGGGAAAGCCAGGTGTGTGTGCAGGTGCCACCTGTCCTGCTGCAGAAGATCCTGCTCGACACTCCTCCTGACAAGCTGAGCAAGACGGTCG CTCCAGGGTCAGATGTGAGGTTAGTCCAGGTAGTGGCTGAGAGGATTTATTCATTGCTGTCCATTCCCAGACGCACCTTCCTCCTTACCGTCCGCAGCCACTTCCTGTGTGACGAGAACAGCGTCCCCACTGCCCAGGACTTTCTACTGCTGGATTTTCATGACCCCAAATCATA TATCATCATCTATGATCCACTGACAGGCATCATGTCTGAAGCACTAAG AATGGATGAAGCTCAGTACAGCATGAAAATGATTGAAAATGAG CTGATGATGAACTTATCGACTTATGAGTTCATGCCACCTGTGGAGGTCAAGAGTGAGCCCTACATACCCGAGACAG TTCATGGACCCTACATTCAAATACTTGAGGAGCCCAAACAG AGAGGCTTCAGATTCCGCTATGAGTGTGAGGGTCCGTCCCACGGTGGGCTCCCAGGGGCCTCCAGCGAGAGGAACAGGAGAACCTATCCCACTGTCAAG GTGTCTAACTATGTGGGGATAGCCAGGGTAGAGGTGCAGCTGGTGACCCACTCTGACCCCCCCCAGGTCCACGCTCACAGTCTGGTGGGGAGGCACTGCTGCACGGAAAGTGGAAAATGCAGTGTGGATGTGGGCCCCAATGAACTCACAGCACA GTTCAGTAACCTGGGCATCCTCCATGTCACAAAGAAAGGGGTGGGGGAAGTGTTGTTCAAGAGACTGAGAGACGAGAAGAGGAGACAAAGGGGGCAGCACTACCATTTTACTG ATGCAGAGGAACAAGCCATATTGAGAGAAGCCAACGAGCTGGGCAGGATCATGGACCTGAACATAGTGAGGTTAAAGTTCACGGCCTACCTCCAGGACAGTAACGGAGGGTTCTCTAGGGCCCTGAAGCCAGTGGTCTCCAATCCCATCTTTGACAGCA AGTCACCCAACGCTTCCAACCTGAAAATCTCCCGTATGGATAAGACCTCTGGGTCTGTGCTGGGAGGGGATGAGATCTTCCTACTGTGTGACAAAGTACAAAAAG ATGATATTGAGATCCGCTTCTatgaggaggatggaagctgggAGGCCTTTGGTGACTTCTCTCCAACTGATGTCCACAAGCAG TATGCCATCGTGTTTAAGACACCCCCGTACCACAGCACAGAGATCGATCGTTCAGTCACTGTGTTCCTCCAGTTGAAAAGGAAGAAAGTGGGAGACTGCAGCGACCCCAAGCAGTTCACCTACGTTCCTCAAATTCAAG ATAAAGAGGAGGTTCAACGTAAGAAGCAGAAGCCCCTCCCCTATAATGACCCATGGAGAGGGCCTCTGGGAGGGGCTGGGGGGGCAGGGAGAGGTGCCGGAGGACCAGGAGGAGCAG GATTCCAGTTTAACCAGCAGATGAATGGATCAGGGTGGATGGGGGGTGGATTCACTTGTTTTGGGGGTGGTGGAGCCCAGATGTCAGGCACCACTGCCCAGGCTGAGGGTACCCAGCAGCAAGCTGGAGGGATGGCCAAACAGATGCCAGGACAGACGCCAGGACAGACAGCCTCACCACCACTACAACAGCAGCTCTTCCAGATTG CTGCTACTCTCCAGAGCAGGGCCACTCGGATGACCAAGCAGACAGCTGGGGCTCTCCTACAGTACTGCACAACTGGGGACGTCCGGGTCCTTCTGGCAATGCAGAGACACCTATGTGGGGTCCAGGATGAAAACGGAGACAC GCCTTTGCACCTGGCCATCATTCACCAGCAGTCAGCTGTGATCCAGCAGCTGGTTCATACACTCCTCACCATCCAGCAACGCAAAGTCCTCGACAAGCTCAACCACCTCAGCCAG ACTCCTCTCCATCTGGCGGTGATCACCAGGCAGGTTAAGGTGGTGGATGTTCTCCTGAGAGCCGGGGCTGACCCCACCCTGCTGGACCGGGACGGCCGGACCCCCCTGCACCTGGCAGCGCTGGCCGGGGACGACGTCACACTCAGGGTCCTCCTGGGGCACCTAGGAGAACGTTACAACCACCTGGTCAACATGGCCGACTATCATG gtctccatcctctccatctggCTGTTCGCAAGGGAGGAGAGCGCTGTCTACGTCTGCTGGTGGGGAGCGGGGCTAAGATCAATGACCCCGAGCGGGGGAGTGGATGCTCCGCCCTCCACCTGGCTGTTAGAGAGAACCTCTTGAAAGTGGCCTGCACTCTCATCACAGAG CTGAAAGCAGACGTAAACATGTGTACGTTTGGGGGTAACACTCCTCTCCATCTGGCCGCCAGTCAGGGCTCCCCCACTCTCTGCTCCATGCTCATTGCTGCAG GAGCCGATAAGAATCTGGAGAATGATGAGCCGCTCTTCTTAAGCTcctcttcctctgatgaggagcaAGAGGATGGACCAATAAGAGATTTCAGAGAGTTACAGATCCAACAGCAACCAACCATCCCACCACCGTTGGGGAAAGAACAAGTCAACCCTCGTAAGAGACCAGCAACAGGACATACACCCTTTGACCTTACTAAATGTCAAAAG GTGAGAGACCTTCTAGACACCAGACAGAGACCCAAGTCCAGCCAACACTCAAGTAAAAAGCCTAAACCAAACAGCATGGACG AAAGTGAGCAGCTAGACAGTGAGACGCTCCATAAACTGTGTGAGCTCCTCAGTCTGGGCGATGTGCCCTGGAGACAGCTGGCAGAGAAACTCAACATGCTCTCCCTGGCACACCTGTACCAGGAGAGTCCCTCTCCCTGCTACAAACTGCTGGAGAATTACAAG ttgGGTGGCGGTCCAGTGGAAGGACTGGTGGAGGCTCTGCAGTCTCTGGGTCTGACTGAAGGAGTGCGACTGCTGAGACGGGCTGAGCTGAGAGAGGACAAACAGAACACAG ATCAGACAGTGGACAGCGGCTTTGGGAGTCAGCCAATGGATGAGCCAGCCTTGGCCAACCAGTGA